A single Gasterosteus aculeatus chromosome 2, fGasAcu3.hap1.1, whole genome shotgun sequence DNA region contains:
- the xpc gene encoding DNA repair protein complementing XP-C cells translates to MAKRRGSAETEVGTKKPKPVPKAKSSAARAKNKDAGKVISEDEETLKRKVKPKPRASTKRVSGKTSSTTAVAVKTSKYFPSPLKGEQADIEEDAVTSAATAVRGNIKETKREEKEQQDEESEEDDGDDWEEVEELSGPLGPVETPEPVLPSQPVQIEIETPEVRKKKKRQAEFETYMRRMVNRLKKDVLVDTHKVHLLCLIANGMFRGRLCSEPDLLAITLSLLPAHFSMVAEERIDQNYLSGLLKWFTSTFTLNASLSCEESLNPRALLERRLASLSARNHQEMTHLFLLVLRSLRLFCRLVISLQPIPLKTPSAKGKGAGTSTSAPGKSKTSQQTSKTISPEQKVSPGTKRPAGGGAVRGGHGGKKAKTEEIKEEYDEIKEKTKASGGQRPKNSKRRSVASKVSYKEDSESEGEEEEGGLSEDDFQATSEEDSEESERGAESAKSKKEKGKGKAYVTKRNNSAAPKRRSGGGKKQMKDEGGEEEDADEEEGAAGNGTKRRSGRKNDGPRADEWLEVYLVKTSSWVCVDTERGVGMPHLCSQNATAPITYVVSVDGDGFVKDLGRKYDPTWLTSSRKRRVDEEWWEETLQPFLGPEDERDMKEEKELQNKLLNKPLPVSIAEYKNHPLYALKRHLLKYEAIYPSTATSLGYCRGEPVYSRDCVHTLHSKDTWLKEARTVRLGEEPYKMVRGFSNRSRKARMASEQKEENDLSLFGEWQTEEYQPPLAVGGKVPRNEYGNVYLFKPCMIPVGCVHLKLPNLHRVARKLNMDAAPAVTGFDFHGGYSHAVNDGYIVCEEHEEILRAAWVEDQEIQKQKEKEKKEKRVISNWTVLVKGLLIRERLKQRYGKKNQGLRNLQETCGLSSDEEVPEAASPSAKTASETLAMSWPQNRQAEEEEDGGSISGLKRKTKTTKREKKGQEKHMFPFEKV, encoded by the exons ATGGCGAAGCGCCGAGGGAGCGCAGAGACAGAGGTCGGTACAAAGAAACCGAAGCCGGTGCCGAAGGCAAAGAGCAGCGCAGCGAGAGCGAAGAATAAAGATGCAG GTAAAGTCATCTCCGAGGACGAGGAGACGCTCAAGAGGAAGGTCAAACCCAAACCACGGGCCTCCACCAAGCGAGTGTCGGGGAAAACCTCTTCCACAACCGCAGTGGCTGTCAAAACCAGTAAATACTTCCCGTCGCCGCTGAAGGGGGAGCAGGCTGACATCGAGGAGGACGCGGTGACCTCGGCAGCCACCGCGGTCCGAGGGAACATCAAAGAAaccaagagagaagaaaaagagcagcAGGATGAGGAGAGTGAGGAAGACGACGGTGATGATTGGGAGGAAGTGGAAG AGCTCTCTGGGCCGCTGGGTCCAGTGGAAACACCCGAACCCGTCCTGCCGTCCCAGCCGGTTCAGATAGAGATCGAGACTCCAGAAGTCCGAAAAAA GAAAAAGAGGCAGGCGGAGTTTGAGACTTATATGAGACGGATGGTGAACCGACTCAAGAAGGACGTGCTGGTAGACACACACAAG GTCCACCTGCTGTGCCTGATAGCCAACGGGATGTTCCGCGGCCGTCTGTGCAGTGAACCCGACTTGCTGGCCATCACTCTGTCGCTGCTGCCCGCCCACTTCAGCATGGTCGCCGAGGAACGCATCGACCAAAACTACCTCTCTGGCCTGCTCAAATG GTTTACGTCAACGTTCACCCTGAACGCCAGTCTGTCCTGTGAGGAGAGTCTGAACCCCCGCGCGCTGCTGGAGCGGCGGCTCGCCAGCCTCTCTGCCAGAAACCACCAGGAGATGACTCAT cTGTTCCTGTTGGTCCTGAGGTCTCTGCGGCTCTTCTGCCGACTGGTTATTTCTTTGCAGCCGATTCCTCTCAAAACCCCATCAGCCAAG GGCAAAGGTGCTGGGACATCTACCAGCGCTCCGGGAAAGAGCAAGACAAGCCAGCAAACCTCCAAGACCATCTCCCCCGAGCAGAAGGTCTCTCCTGGCACCAAGAGACcggctggagggggggcggtCAGAGGAGGCCACGGGGGAAAGAAAGCCAAGACAGAAGAAATAAAGGAGGAGTATGACGAGATAAAGGAAAAGACTAAAGCATCTGGAGGGCAGAGGCCAAAGAACTCCAAACGTCGCAGCGTCGCCTCTAAAGTCAGCTACAAGGAAGACAGTGAGAgcgaaggggaggaggaggagggggggctcagCGAAGACGACTTCCAGGCGACCAGCGAGGAAGACAGTGAGGAGTCAGAGAGAGGGGCTGAATCCGCAAAGtcgaagaaagagaaaggaaagggAAAAGCCTACGTGACAAAACGCAACAACAGCGCGGCTCCGAAGAGAAGAAGCGGCGGAGGgaaaaaacagatgaaagacgaggggggagaagaggaggacgcgGACGAAGAAGAGGGAGCCGCGGGCAACGGAACAAAGCGGAGGAGTGGCAGAAAGAACGACGGGCCCAGGGCGGACGAGTGGCTGGAGGTGTACCTGGTGAAGACGTCTTCCTGGGTCTGCGTGGACACGGAGCGCGGCGTCGGGATGCCTCACCTCTGCTCCCAGAATGCAACGGCGCCCATTACGTACGTGGTGTCGGTGGACGGAGACGGCTTCGTGAAGGACTTAGGGAGGAAGTACGACCCCACCTGGCTGACATCTTCCAGGAAGAGGCGCGTGGACGAAGAGTGGTGGGAGGAGACGCTGCAGCCGTTCCTCGGACCCGAGGACGAGAGGGACatgaaggaggaaaaggag CTCCAGAACAAACTGCTGAACAAACCCCTGCCCGTCTCGATAGCGGAGTATAAGAACCACCCGCTGTACGCCTTGAAGAGGCACCTGCTGAAATATGAAGCCATCTACCCATCAACTGCCACTTCACTGGGCTACTGCAGGGGGGAGCCGGTGTACTCCAG GGATTGTGTGCACACGCTCCACTCCAAAGACACTTGGTTGAAAGAGGCACGGACTGTCAGACTAGGAGAGGAACCGTATAAG atggTGAGGGGCTTCTCTAATCGGTCCCGCAAAGCCAGGATGGCGtctgagcagaaggaggagaatgACCTGTCTCTGTTTGGAGAGTGGCAGACTGAGGAGTACCAGCCGCCTTTAGCTGTGGGCGGGAAG GTTCCCCGTAACGAGTACGGCAACGTCTACCTGTTTAAGCCCTGCATGATACCGGTGGGCTGTGTTCACCTCAAGCTGCCCAACCTGCACCGCGTGGCCCGGAAGCTGAACATGGACGCAGCCCCCGCCGTCACAGGCTTTGACTTCCACGGAGGATACTCGCACGCTGT GAATGACGGTTACATTGTGTGTGAGGAGCATGAGGAGATTCTCAGAGCGGCCTGGGTGGAAGATCAAGAGATTCAGaaacagaaggagaaagag aaaaaagagaagagggtGATCTCCAACTGGACTGTGTTGGTCAAGGGGCTCCTGATCAGAGAAAGACTTAAACAGCGCTACGGAAAGAAGAACCAGGGACTGAGGAACCTCCAGGAGACGTGCGGGCTTTCGTCAGATGAAGAGGTGCCTGAGGCTGCAAGTCCTTCAGCCAAGACGGCGTCTGAGACTCTGGCCATGTCCTGGCCTCAGAACAgacaggcggaggaggaggaagacggaggGAGCATCAGCGgactgaagaggaagacgaagaCGACAAAACGAGAAAAGAAGGGACAGGAGAAGCACATGTTCCCCTTTGAGAAAGTGTGA